From the genome of Labrus bergylta chromosome 4, fLabBer1.1, whole genome shotgun sequence, one region includes:
- the LOC109997044 gene encoding protein shisa-like-2B isoform X2, which produces MYSELPRFWINSLFFRSSFFPLILCRRMSAECSSYYSADEVLVDGFSCPRLGNAAAAVYCCGFNDVKYCCDDPNSFFPYEYGYMWWLSIGALVGLSIAAVVLLAFLITVCVLCYLFIATKPSRLDNGLPLRVPGDPSEASTHVRVTCASGPQGFRKHFMSRKLDCDNQPPDPDLLFQRCFTANVARVKVESPS; this is translated from the exons ATGTACTCTGAACTTCCTCGTTTTTGGattaatagtttattttttcGGTCCtcattttttcctttaattCTGTGCCGCAGAATGAGCGCTGAGTGCAGCAGCTACTACAGCGCAGACGAGGTGTTGGTGGACGGATTCTCCTGCCCCAGGCTGGGAAACGCTGCTGCTGCGGTCTACTGCTGCGGGTTTAATGATGTCAAGTATTGCTGTGATGATCCCAATAGTTTTTTCCCCTATGAATACGGATATATGTGGTGGCTGAG CATCGGTGCTCTGGTTGGTCTGTCCATTGCAGCAGTAGTCCTCCTCGCATTCCTCATCACCGTATGTGTCCTCTGCTACCTCTTCATCGCCACAAAACCCAGTCGTCTTGACAACGGCCTGCCCCTCAGAGTGCCAG GAGATCCCAGTGAGGCATCTACTCATGTGAGAGTGACCTGCGCCTCTGGTCCGCAGGGATTCAGAAAACACTTCATGAGCCGGAAGCTTGACTGTGATAATCAGCCTCCAGACCCTGATCTCCTGTTCCAGAGGTGTTTTACAGCTAATGTCGCCAGGGTAAAAGTGGAGAGCCCCTCGTAG
- the LOC109997044 gene encoding protein shisa-like-2B isoform X1, with amino-acid sequence MYSELPRFWINSLFFRSSFFPLILCRRMSAECSSYYSADEVLVDGFSCPRLGNAAAAVYCCGFNDVKYCCDDPNSFFPYEYGYMWWLSIGALVGLSIAAVVLLAFLITVCVLCYLFIATKPSRLDNGLPLRVPAGDPSEASTHVRVTCASGPQGFRKHFMSRKLDCDNQPPDPDLLFQRCFTANVARVKVESPS; translated from the exons ATGTACTCTGAACTTCCTCGTTTTTGGattaatagtttattttttcGGTCCtcattttttcctttaattCTGTGCCGCAGAATGAGCGCTGAGTGCAGCAGCTACTACAGCGCAGACGAGGTGTTGGTGGACGGATTCTCCTGCCCCAGGCTGGGAAACGCTGCTGCTGCGGTCTACTGCTGCGGGTTTAATGATGTCAAGTATTGCTGTGATGATCCCAATAGTTTTTTCCCCTATGAATACGGATATATGTGGTGGCTGAG CATCGGTGCTCTGGTTGGTCTGTCCATTGCAGCAGTAGTCCTCCTCGCATTCCTCATCACCGTATGTGTCCTCTGCTACCTCTTCATCGCCACAAAACCCAGTCGTCTTGACAACGGCCTGCCCCTCAGAGTGCCAG CAGGAGATCCCAGTGAGGCATCTACTCATGTGAGAGTGACCTGCGCCTCTGGTCCGCAGGGATTCAGAAAACACTTCATGAGCCGGAAGCTTGACTGTGATAATCAGCCTCCAGACCCTGATCTCCTGTTCCAGAGGTGTTTTACAGCTAATGTCGCCAGGGTAAAAGTGGAGAGCCCCTCGTAG